Proteins encoded together in one uncultured Desulfosarcina sp. window:
- a CDS encoding divergent polysaccharide deacetylase family protein gives MDRRTFLAKSAGLLFGGIFATHIPAAAEIFMPPKAADPRIALIIDDIGFNLTRAEQFLTAGIPITFSILPRLCCSEASARALHDSGHEIMLHQPMEPFSTRVDPGPGAIFVDDRPEQVRDVVAENIATLPHIVGVNNHMGSRYTQLPRKMDQALDAVRANDLFFVDSLTTGHSTAFARARQMGVDTIRRDLFLDTQRNEKAVFGQMKRLGKIASKYGRAIGIGHPRPETLAGIQRFLETPESENVRFTYISQLL, from the coding sequence ATGGATCGACGGACGTTCCTGGCGAAAAGCGCCGGCCTTCTTTTCGGGGGGATCTTCGCCACCCACATCCCTGCCGCTGCCGAAATCTTCATGCCACCAAAAGCCGCCGATCCCCGAATTGCCCTGATCATCGACGACATCGGTTTCAACCTTACGCGGGCCGAACAATTTCTTACGGCCGGCATCCCCATCACCTTTTCAATTCTGCCCCGGCTTTGCTGTTCCGAAGCCTCTGCCCGGGCACTGCACGACAGCGGTCACGAAATCATGCTCCACCAGCCCATGGAGCCTTTCAGCACCCGCGTTGACCCCGGCCCGGGGGCCATCTTTGTCGATGACCGGCCGGAACAAGTGCGCGATGTGGTGGCCGAAAACATTGCGACCCTGCCCCATATCGTCGGGGTCAACAACCACATGGGTTCCCGATACACCCAGCTTCCCCGAAAAATGGACCAGGCCCTGGATGCCGTCCGGGCCAACGATCTGTTTTTTGTGGACAGCCTGACCACCGGACACTCCACCGCCTTTGCCCGTGCACGGCAGATGGGCGTCGACACCATTCGAAGAGATCTGTTTCTGGATACCCAGCGGAATGAAAAAGCGGTTTTCGGGCAGATGAAGCGTCTGGGAAAAATCGCTTCAAAGTACGGCCGCGCCATCGGGATCGGCCATCCCCGGCCGGAAACCCTGGCGGGAATCCAGCGCTTTCTGGAAACGCCGGAAAGCGAAAACGTCCGGTTTACCTACATTTCACAATTGCTGTAA
- a CDS encoding PLP-dependent aminotransferase family protein — MKKTPKYQQVAERLTRMIEEGVFGPGVAAPSVRKLSRQWEVSISTILKAYYLLEARGLLVPRPRSGFFVSHKLPSSPPAPELSDPDPDPTTVGMRELITRIVIHDTLNPKLIQLGAAHPAMEQTATRQLNRLMASAARRMGNRAGLYMPHSDNRSLRQQIARHAMDAGCSLDADEIVITSGCGEAVSACLQAICRPGDTVAVESPICFDVFQYLENLGLKALEIPTHPKDGISLEALRFALENNAVQACVVISNFNNPLGSCIPDANKKALVQLLASHDIPLIENDIFGDVHYSARRPVSAKAFDTDGRVMWCGSFSKTLSPGLRVGWAAAGRYRSTVAWLKYSVSLAAPTLSQVAVAAFMAEGGYRQHLRRIRRVYRQRLAGLRRAVIRFFPTDIRVTDPAGGYLLWIELPEVVDALKLYRLALNEGIAITPGHLFSTGDRYRNFIRLNAANWSDEALPAIQRLGRVVSEMSRGEQAGSG; from the coding sequence ATGAAAAAAACGCCCAAATACCAGCAGGTGGCGGAGCGGTTGACCCGCATGATCGAGGAAGGCGTTTTCGGTCCGGGAGTGGCGGCACCGTCGGTGCGCAAATTGAGCCGGCAGTGGGAAGTCAGCATTTCGACGATCCTCAAGGCTTACTACCTGTTGGAGGCGCGGGGGCTGCTGGTTCCGCGGCCAAGATCGGGATTTTTTGTCAGCCACAAACTGCCCAGTTCTCCACCGGCGCCGGAACTTTCCGATCCCGATCCGGACCCCACCACCGTCGGCATGCGCGAGTTGATCACCCGGATTGTCATTCACGACACCCTCAATCCCAAGCTGATCCAGTTGGGCGCCGCCCATCCGGCCATGGAACAGACCGCCACCCGCCAGCTCAATCGCCTGATGGCGTCCGCGGCCCGCCGTATGGGCAATCGGGCCGGCCTGTATATGCCGCACTCGGACAACAGGTCCCTTCGCCAGCAGATCGCCCGTCACGCCATGGATGCCGGCTGCAGCCTGGACGCCGACGAAATCGTGATCACCTCCGGCTGCGGCGAGGCGGTTTCCGCCTGTTTGCAGGCCATCTGCCGCCCCGGGGACACCGTTGCCGTGGAGTCCCCCATCTGCTTCGACGTGTTTCAATATCTGGAAAACCTGGGCCTCAAAGCCCTTGAAATCCCCACCCATCCCAAAGACGGCATCAGTCTCGAAGCCCTGCGCTTCGCCTTGGAAAACAACGCCGTGCAGGCCTGCGTGGTGATTTCCAATTTCAACAATCCTTTGGGAAGTTGCATCCCGGACGCCAACAAGAAAGCTCTGGTCCAACTCCTGGCGTCCCATGACATCCCCCTGATCGAAAACGACATTTTCGGAGACGTGCACTACTCCGCCCGACGGCCGGTTTCCGCCAAGGCCTTTGACACCGATGGGCGCGTCATGTGGTGCGGATCTTTTTCCAAAACGCTCTCGCCGGGACTCAGGGTGGGATGGGCGGCCGCCGGCCGCTACCGTTCGACGGTGGCCTGGCTGAAATACAGCGTCAGCCTGGCCGCGCCCACCTTGTCCCAGGTGGCCGTGGCGGCCTTCATGGCCGAAGGCGGGTATCGCCAGCATCTGCGCCGGATTCGGCGCGTTTACCGGCAGCGGCTGGCCGGACTGCGGCGGGCGGTGATCCGTTTCTTTCCCACCGACATCCGGGTTACCGATCCCGCCGGGGGCTATCTGCTATGGATCGAGCTGCCCGAGGTCGTCGATGCCCTGAAACTTTACCGGCTGGCCCTTAACGAAGGCATCGCCATCACGCCCGGCCATCTGTTTTCCACGGGAGACCGCTATCGCAATTTCATCCGCCTCAATGCCGCCAACTGGTCGGACGAAGCCCTGCCGGCCATCCAGCGCCTGGGTCGGGTCGTATCGGAGATGTCTCGGGGGGAACAAGCGGGCTCTGGCTAA
- a CDS encoding hotdog fold thioesterase: MTDEPHRAAIDAYIQNDAFARFLKAEVEIVAPGHSRVSLTVTEQMTNFHGVTHGGVIFALGDMAFAAASNSRGQVAVALNVSIHFLNPSRVGDRLVAEAKECHLGGRTGLYEITVIEEKTGTLIARSQDLVYRKKKWFVEPESQ; the protein is encoded by the coding sequence ATGACGGATGAACCGCACCGGGCGGCCATCGACGCCTATATTCAAAACGATGCCTTCGCCCGGTTTTTAAAGGCCGAGGTCGAGATTGTGGCCCCGGGGCACAGCCGGGTGTCGTTGACGGTTACCGAACAGATGACCAATTTTCACGGGGTCACCCACGGCGGGGTGATCTTTGCCCTGGGTGACATGGCTTTTGCCGCTGCCAGCAATTCCCGCGGGCAGGTGGCCGTGGCCCTGAATGTGAGCATTCATTTCCTCAACCCCTCCAGGGTGGGCGACCGCCTGGTGGCTGAAGCCAAAGAGTGCCACCTGGGAGGCCGGACAGGCCTCTATGAAATTACCGTAATCGAGGAGAAAACCGGTACCCTCATCGCCCGCAGTCAGGATCTGGTTTATCGCAAGAAAAAATGGTTTGTAGAGCCGGAGAGCCAATAG
- a CDS encoding enoyl-CoA hydratase yields the protein MERTIMVPPVLFEVDHQTAVITLNRPERRNAINQQLLVHLYDALDAVAGREDIRVAIITGNGPSFCAGLDLEAIGRENLFDPRGDGSDLPDLMRACKKPIIAAVNGHAITGGFELALNCDFIIAAENAQFADTHARVGIHPGWGMTQLLQQTVGQRRAKQISFACQPVYAHTALAWGLVNEILPGEQLLERAKTIAAQIVQTDPQLLSIIKTLIENRNHGPLDQAFDQERNGLRKFLREKIRQFKGAGATEALKKE from the coding sequence ATGGAGAGGACAATTATGGTGCCACCGGTGCTTTTCGAAGTGGATCATCAGACGGCGGTCATCACGCTGAACCGCCCCGAGCGGCGCAATGCCATCAACCAGCAACTGCTGGTTCATCTATACGACGCCCTGGATGCGGTGGCCGGCCGCGAGGATATCCGGGTGGCCATCATTACCGGCAACGGGCCTTCGTTTTGCGCGGGCCTGGATCTGGAAGCCATCGGCAGAGAAAACCTTTTCGATCCCCGGGGAGACGGCAGCGACCTGCCGGATCTGATGCGGGCCTGCAAAAAGCCCATTATCGCAGCGGTCAACGGCCATGCCATTACCGGCGGGTTCGAGCTGGCCCTGAATTGCGATTTCATCATCGCCGCCGAAAACGCCCAGTTTGCCGATACCCATGCCCGCGTGGGCATTCATCCCGGCTGGGGCATGACCCAGCTGCTTCAGCAGACCGTGGGCCAACGCCGGGCCAAGCAGATCTCCTTCGCCTGCCAGCCCGTTTACGCCCATACCGCCCTGGCCTGGGGGTTGGTCAATGAGATCCTGCCTGGCGAGCAGCTGCTGGAGCGCGCCAAAACCATTGCCGCCCAGATCGTTCAGACCGATCCGCAATTGCTGAGCATTATCAAAACCCTGATCGAAAACCGCAACCATGGCCCCCTGGACCAGGCCTTCGATCAGGAAAGGAACGGGCTGCGGAAATTTTTACGGGAGAAAATCCGTCAATTCAAGGGGGCCGGAGCGACGGAAGCACTAAAAAAGGAGTAG
- a CDS encoding DMT family transporter, whose product MPENRLAVLSLVCAAVFWSTSGVLIKLVALSPLAIAGWRSLIAGMVILLLCRRAMHISWNRDVLIAAACTGLFCISFVIATKFTTAANAIVLQYSASAYVAILAPRMLSEPTRRQDWYFLSLVVAGIALFFLDSLSLRGLLGILTGAVGALFWAGAMIYLRKARHGSTAWPIALGNFMAAGLCLPFMFRQMPTATDTLGLVGLGVVSLGIGHALFSYGIKRVRALESVLIPSIEPLINPMWVFLATGEAPGTWAFIGGTLVLAAVTMRGLAMAGAGRATLATVKPSLSAQGG is encoded by the coding sequence ATGCCTGAAAATCGACTGGCCGTGTTGAGCCTGGTCTGCGCCGCCGTTTTCTGGAGCACCAGCGGGGTGTTGATCAAGTTGGTCGCCCTTTCCCCCCTGGCCATTGCCGGCTGGCGAAGCCTGATTGCCGGCATGGTGATCCTCCTGTTGTGCCGCAGGGCCATGCATATCTCCTGGAACCGGGACGTGCTGATCGCCGCGGCCTGCACGGGCCTGTTCTGCATTTCTTTCGTTATCGCCACCAAGTTTACCACGGCCGCCAATGCCATCGTTTTGCAGTATTCCGCGTCGGCCTATGTGGCCATTCTGGCACCCAGGATGCTCAGTGAGCCCACACGGCGGCAGGACTGGTATTTTTTATCCCTGGTGGTCGCCGGTATCGCTCTTTTTTTTCTCGATTCGCTTTCCCTGCGTGGCCTGTTGGGCATTCTGACCGGAGCGGTGGGGGCGCTTTTCTGGGCGGGCGCCATGATTTATCTGCGCAAAGCCCGCCACGGATCCACCGCCTGGCCCATCGCCCTGGGCAATTTCATGGCCGCGGGGTTGTGCCTGCCGTTCATGTTTCGGCAGATGCCGACAGCCACGGACACGCTGGGTCTTGTCGGGCTGGGCGTGGTTTCCCTGGGCATCGGCCATGCCCTGTTTTCCTATGGAATCAAGCGGGTTCGGGCGCTGGAGTCGGTGCTGATTCCTTCCATCGAACCGCTGATCAACCCCATGTGGGTTTTTCTGGCAACCGGAGAGGCGCCCGGCACATGGGCGTTTATCGGCGGAACCCTGGTGCTGGCGGCGGTGACGATGCGTGGTTTGGCCATGGCCGGTGCGGGTCGGGCAACCCTTGCAACGGTGAAGCCGAGCCTTTCAGCCCAAGGCGGATGA
- a CDS encoding SMP-30/gluconolactonase/LRE family protein gives MKSKTILLLVFCGMLAVALVVFRLHSLWHFRSIEPVVPGDCTVVSGLVGVEDIAVDPHSGLAYLSVCDRRAVAAGQPPNGGIWVYDLNVNDPVPLQLETGLGDDFQPHGIDLLFGPSGAVGLFVVNHGQGRHTVELFDINGGQLAHRKTVQDPLIVSPNDVTAVAGNRFYVTNDHGSHGAFGKTLEDYLGLKRSGVVYYDGNRCRNVAGGIGYANGIALGPGGSSVYVCACSEGTVREYGRDAGSGALALKQTVACGTAVDNVDVDASGALWIGAHPKPLKFARHARSARHRSPSEVIRLTPRPDGTFEQQTVYLDDGNQLSGCSVAVAFRDRLLVGSVFEPFFLDWRLNP, from the coding sequence ATGAAATCCAAGACGATTCTCCTGTTGGTGTTTTGTGGGATGTTGGCGGTCGCGCTGGTCGTTTTTCGGCTCCACAGCCTCTGGCATTTCAGATCCATCGAGCCTGTGGTCCCGGGTGACTGCACCGTCGTTTCCGGCCTGGTGGGCGTCGAGGATATCGCCGTGGATCCGCATTCCGGGTTGGCCTACCTGTCCGTCTGCGACCGCCGGGCCGTCGCGGCGGGCCAACCGCCCAACGGTGGGATTTGGGTTTACGATCTCAACGTCAACGACCCGGTTCCGCTCCAACTGGAAACGGGATTGGGCGATGATTTCCAACCCCACGGCATCGACCTGCTTTTCGGCCCGTCCGGTGCGGTGGGCCTGTTTGTGGTCAACCACGGCCAGGGCCGGCACACCGTAGAGCTGTTCGACATAAACGGCGGGCAGCTTGCCCATCGCAAAACCGTCCAGGATCCGCTGATCGTGAGCCCCAACGATGTGACCGCCGTGGCCGGCAATCGTTTTTACGTGACCAACGATCACGGCAGTCACGGCGCCTTCGGCAAGACCCTGGAGGACTATCTGGGCCTGAAGCGGTCCGGGGTGGTCTATTACGACGGGAACAGGTGCCGGAACGTGGCCGGGGGCATCGGCTATGCCAACGGCATCGCCTTGGGACCCGGCGGCAGCAGCGTGTATGTCTGCGCCTGCAGCGAGGGTACCGTGCGGGAGTATGGGCGCGACGCCGGCAGCGGTGCGTTGGCTCTGAAGCAGACGGTCGCCTGCGGCACCGCCGTGGACAACGTGGATGTGGACGCCTCCGGCGCCTTGTGGATCGGCGCCCACCCCAAGCCGCTGAAATTCGCCCGTCACGCCCGATCCGCCCGCCATCGTTCACCCAGCGAGGTGATCCGGCTGACCCCCCGGCCGGACGGTACCTTCGAGCAGCAGACCGTTTACCTGGATGACGGGAACCAGCTGTCCGGCTGCAGTGTGGCCGTGGCGTTCCGGGACCGGCTGCTGGTCGGCAGTGTGTTCGAACCGTTTTTTCTGGATTGGCGCCTGAATCCGTAG
- a CDS encoding DUF1786 family protein — protein MGRYLMLDIGAGTMDMLCFDTDQDLHYKAVVRSPVRVLADEIRQSRGNLVATGVEMGGGPVSQALIERTQTNEVVMSTSAAATIHHDVEKVTAHGIRVVADDEAEGLIGNPDFSSIRSGDLQIERIRRLVKGLGLPFSFDAVAICAQDHGVPPAGVSHLDFRHQMFTAVLEKEPTPHTLLYRSDEVPVEMNRLKSIAEDARSLPADRIYVMDSGMAAILGASKDILASGMQRLLVLDIATSHTVGAALEDGVLCGFFEYHTRDVTVERLDRLLEDLPDGKLSHRQILEEGGHGAYSRSAFGYDQVQRILATGPRRRMAASSALPIVFGAPWGDNMMTGTVGLLEAVRRREGLPELCYL, from the coding sequence TTGGGACGCTATCTCATGCTGGACATCGGCGCCGGCACCATGGACATGCTCTGTTTCGACACCGACCAGGACCTGCATTACAAGGCGGTGGTGCGCTCTCCGGTGCGGGTTCTGGCCGACGAGATCCGCCAGAGCCGAGGCAACCTGGTGGCCACCGGCGTTGAAATGGGAGGCGGTCCGGTTTCCCAGGCCCTGATCGAGCGGACCCAAACCAACGAGGTGGTCATGTCGACATCCGCGGCGGCCACCATCCATCACGACGTGGAAAAGGTGACGGCCCACGGCATCCGCGTGGTGGCTGACGACGAAGCCGAGGGGCTCATCGGCAATCCGGATTTCAGTTCCATCCGCAGCGGGGATCTTCAGATCGAACGCATCCGCCGGCTCGTGAAGGGATTGGGCTTGCCTTTTTCTTTCGATGCCGTCGCCATCTGCGCCCAGGACCACGGCGTTCCCCCGGCGGGCGTGTCCCACCTGGATTTCAGGCATCAGATGTTTACGGCGGTTTTGGAAAAGGAGCCAACCCCACATACACTGCTTTACCGGTCCGACGAAGTCCCGGTGGAGATGAACCGGCTGAAAAGCATCGCCGAAGACGCACGGTCCCTGCCGGCAGACCGGATTTACGTCATGGACTCGGGAATGGCCGCCATTCTGGGCGCCTCCAAAGATATCCTGGCTTCCGGCATGCAGCGACTTCTCGTGCTGGATATCGCCACCTCCCACACCGTGGGTGCAGCCCTTGAAGACGGCGTGCTGTGCGGATTTTTCGAGTATCACACCCGGGACGTTACCGTGGAGCGGCTGGACCGGCTGCTCGAAGATCTTCCCGACGGAAAGCTCTCCCACCGCCAAATTCTTGAAGAAGGCGGACATGGGGCATACAGCCGCAGCGCCTTTGGCTATGACCAGGTCCAGCGGATTCTGGCCACCGGTCCCCGGCGGCGGATGGCGGCGTCATCCGCGCTGCCCATTGTTTTCGGCGCGCCCTGGGGAGACAACATGATGACCGGAACGGTGGGGTTGCTGGAAGCCGTCCGCCGGCGTGAAGGGCTGCCGGAATTGTGTTACCTGTAA
- a CDS encoding DUF2917 domain-containing protein gives MDTRHQVAEKNKPFCKRFIFSNLSKPEKVVHLATGQGWGVKGKRGRQTLYCLEGTVWVTQQGDMRDYLLKEGDAFVVSRPGLVMARAMTPASLGYAENFMTDTWN, from the coding sequence ATGGATACTCGGCATCAGGTCGCAGAAAAGAACAAACCATTTTGCAAACGATTCATATTTTCCAATTTGAGCAAACCGGAAAAGGTGGTCCATCTGGCCACCGGCCAGGGCTGGGGCGTAAAGGGCAAGCGGGGCCGGCAGACCCTGTATTGCCTTGAAGGGACCGTGTGGGTAACCCAGCAGGGCGACATGCGCGATTACCTGCTGAAAGAGGGCGACGCCTTTGTCGTGAGCCGGCCCGGCCTGGTCATGGCCCGTGCGATGACGCCGGCATCTTTGGGGTATGCCGAAAATTTTATGACGGACACCTGGAATTAA